Within Xiphias gladius isolate SHS-SW01 ecotype Sanya breed wild chromosome 14, ASM1685928v1, whole genome shotgun sequence, the genomic segment AGGAGGtagaaagggagggaaaacaaaaaatcaggGGAACAAATTGGAGCAGCAGAACCTCGTGACCTCAATGGAAATGAAGCAGGTTGATGCAACACATGGCAAAGAGCAACTGTGAGAAATTCTGTGAGAgattgaagacaaaaaaaaggttttctccACACTTTCAGCTGCTCAAGGTGAGCGTGTTTAAGTCGAGACTAACCCAGTCTCCCAGCATGAACTGTATATTGTAGGCTATGTTTGCCGCCGCATCAAAATTATGTAACCCTCAGCATATTGGCAACAGTTAAGGTAGAATCATTTCAGCGATGGCAAGTGGAGGAGCTATAAAACAAGTCCGGCTCTAGCTTTTAGCTGCACGCGTGGATGCGTGTAGTGGAGAAAAACAACGACGTTTCTTTGATGCTGAATCCGGTGAGACCCACGCGGACACTCGGGATTAGAGATGCGGAGAATAATTTGCCAGAGATTCCTCTGCATAGTGGAGGCACTATCACAGACCACGTGAGAGTAATATTCAATGACGGTCCCCGACAGACCGGTTCATCTCCGCTCCTGACATGGACTCTTGGACACTCTATACTCTCAGCCTCCAAGGAACGGACGTGGAGGGAGGGCGATACTCTGTCTGAATGTAACCTTTAATCTTTGGccgttttctgtttctttttctcttctttttgtttgctttcttccacacacacacacacacacacacacacacacacacacacacacacctctctctctctctctccctctctccttcttctctcctccacaaGCCTCACACAGTTAGAGGGGGGTGGGGATATGGCTTGGCCGTGCATCAGCAGAGTGTGCTGCCTGGCTCGCTTCTGGAACCAGTTCGACAAGTCGGACCTCTCCGTCCCGCTCACCATCCAGAACTACTCGGACATCGCCGAGCAGGAGGTGCGGTCCGTCACCAAACAGGTCTCCGCCTCGGAGCGCGCACCGGGGAACAACTACTCAGCGCCGGACCCGCGTGGCGCCGGCTCCCCTCAGGCGCCCACAGATGGCCCGGGGACCCGAGGCTCATTTAGGGCGAAGAGGGAGCCCACCTACAAGCCCCGGGAGGGGTACCACCCGCCCGGAGTGCCGTTCCCCAGCGTTACCCAATACAAGCAGGATTTCAAACCCTGGCCCATTCCCAAGAAGGAGAATTTCCCTTGGATTAGTGACGGGGGCAGCAGGGCGGGCAGTGTTTCGGAAAGCCCGGTGAACAGTAACCACAGCCAGGCACAGccgggggagagagaggagcggGGCAGGGGGCAGAGGTGGGTTGAGCAGCAGGTGACGGAGGAGAGCAAGACCAGCTCCTACAGGTAGGACATGCCGTTCTCTTTGACTTGTTTCGGCACCTGTCGCTGTCCCCTGCCACCCGGAGCAGTCGGGAACGCTTTGATGCTTATCTAGATGCGTTTTATTAATAGGAAAATTGAACGACTTCAAGGGTCGACCCAGCAAGCCTGCATGACGATGGGGGTCATCAATAATTCTCTTACATATTTCATACTCATCTATGGGAGAGCTCAAGTatgaatatttgatgttttgcattttatttgagGTATGTGGGCAGGAAGTCAAGTATGTGCTTCTCAACCTTTCTGGCTTGTGACCagagaagaaacatttttttttaaaacagacttttaaTCATGGACTTTTAATCATGGGTCAAGCTCTAAAAACACTTCAAGTAATGCAGCTCGATAGGGTCTTTCATTACACCCTCCAGGTCTGGTGAATGGCCACTTTTTAAACTTAACATCACCACTTTTGGCTCACCACaaaggctttctgttaaaaatttcCAAGATAACGAAGCGAAGCGCTCGCCAAGACAGGTTAACGGATCTTCAGGGGTAAAATCGGTATAGGGCCCCTCTAACTCACACTTGCCCCGAGGCACCACTTCAGAAACAAGCCAGATACAAACTTTTGCCTGTACTGAGCCTCTTTCAGCCTCTGATGCATTTGTCCTCCTCCAGGCAAGAGTACAGGCCGTGGACAGGGGTGAAACCGGCCAAAAGTGCAAGGAAACATCCTCCAGCTCAATACTCCAGCCCAGGGACAGAGGCCACCCACGTCCTGCGTGAGACCAGCTACCAGGCTGCCTACAGCGGGGACGTCCACAGGTCCATAGGGCTGCATCAGGGGGAGCACATAATCCCGTCTGCTGCCTCCAATGTACAACCTGCTGCTGTCCCCCAGCCCATCCCCACTGCCAGCTCGCCCAGTCCCTCCAGCCTCCAGCAGAGCGTCCCACCTGAGAGGACTGAGCCCAGTGGAACGACCAAGGGAGAGGTGAGCAAAGACCTCTTGAACAACAAAGACTGTTGTTCAAAAGGTGTATTTGCACCACGTTAAACCGAAAATCCAGTGTCAGTCATTCAGCTGGAGGAGTGATGTTATATACTTGAGCTGCAGGGTCAACAAGTTCATTAAAAGAGCTGCAGCATGTTCCTCCTGAAAGTCATCTTCACTCCTCTCCCTGGTGGCCTGTTGCTGTTGAGGCGTCTCAGAAAAGTGATACAGCATTCTGTCCCTAAGCAGCTCAAAGTGACCCAGCTGTTTAAAACAGGCCATGTACTGTGTTAGGTAACACTCTGCTGGTGCTACACTCATTACTTTGACCTCAATAGAACAGGCTCGATgagaacaaagaagaaaaatgggtAATTCTTCCAGCTGTGCTCCATTttggtcagaaaataaaacaaacctctAATTTTTTGAAGTTACTTTTTGTGCAGTATGGAGGAAAGgacactgactgcaaaggacaGCTGTtcttttacaaaacacaaaacaaaaacatatttgattAAATGTCCTGATTTTGTCATTCATATCCAAAATTGGAATTTGgcttatttttaaatacatgttaATTTTAATGTCAAGCAGGTGTGGCCACAatggaaaaaatttttttttttttaaatattttttcaatgttttgccAGTGACAAAGTGACAACATTTAAAGATTCACCCAAATGTTCACACagttgtacattttgtacaatCTTTCTGCTCAGGTCAGCTGTCGTACGACAGTTTTTGGGAATCTCCAGAGGTTTAGTGCCATCCCCCTTCCCCACCCACACCACTCGGTGCCATCTGCCAGAGGAGAGCTGGGGCTCGGCTGGGCTGGGCTGGGCCGGGTCGGGCCGGGTCAGCCTGGTTTGTCTCTTTGCGCACTGTGCAGCAACAGATGCCCCAGTAAAATCTCACACTGAAAGGTATCAGGGAAGGttaggaaatgtgtttttgtggtcGTTTTTTGAGTTTCAGGAAGCAAAGATTATTGCAGGAGAGGAAGAACTAGATGACGTTCTGGTTATTTGCATAATTGTCTGAATAAAGACTGCCCTAGTAAGCCGTTATGTCCCCTCAGTATCCTGTTTGATGGTGATGGAGGTCGAAGTGAGAGATGTCAATGGCAGGACACAGACTCTATTAATAACACTGGCCCAGTTGGAGTGAGAGTTCACGCCACATTGAAGAGGGATGTGCTGCCAGCAGTGTGTTCGGGACTGAGCACTGCAGTcaatattacacacacacacacacacacacacacacacacacacacacacacgtatgcataCATGTACATTGTGCAGGTTTTCAGAGTTCAGGCGTGTCATCAGCCATACCAAAATCTGTCAGAGCAACAAAGACCAGCCCAGCAGCAAATCGAGTTGATTTTAGATAATCCAGTCCAGTCACCACCGGCCCGATCAATGCCAACTCATTACTGACTCACCAGACCCATGCATAGGTGTCTGACCAAGCCTTACACATCCCACTCCAGTATGCATGACACTGGGTCATGGTGCTCCGCTGGTATTTGTCTGTGAGCGCCTTCTCATTTTTTGATACCATTCTGTAAAATACACGACTACACCAAACTGCTCGACAGAGAGACTGGCTCTGTCTATTCATCAAGAGATGTAATGGTTAAGTCTCAAATAAGCTGCTGGAATCAAAATAACTCTGCTCTTGACGATAAAGGAGTTGAGCAGCCATgaaattttcattattgctcAAATCAATCTATCAAATGATGTGCTCCCCCACCTACAACTGATAAAATCCATCTGTAATTTTATGACATGCAGCAGACAATTGACCGATTAGAGCACACTGAGCGCTTTGTGATCAGAGAGCTGTGTTTTCTTGAACTCACTGAACTCAAAAacctaatttaaaaaatcccagTGAGAGGCTGTTGTGAGCTGTCACATGAGAGAATGAAACTCTGTTAAACCTGAAGCCCAGTTTGTCCGGCTTGTTTGGCTTAAATGAGCACAGCTCTgaacagtgtctgtgtgtctgtgtgtgtgtgtgtgtgtgtctgtgtctgtgtgtgtgtgtgtgtgtgtgtgtgtgtgtgtgtctgtgtgttaggaATCAGGCCCCGGCAACTGCAACACAAGGCCAACAGATTTATGAGGATGTGCTGTTTAATCCGCAGTGTGTGTCACGGATGAGCGAGACAAAACCGCTGAATGGGGAACACATTTGCAGAGTGGAAACCTCAGCAGGAAACTCTACCTATGACAGATTCTTGGTTGTTTTAGAGGCAGCTTAGAGGTAGCTGCCCCCTGAGATTTGGGATTGGGCTCCCCGAGCTCACGGACAACCCTCGAGCCTAACTtctgaataaaatgtacaacAGTGCTGTGTTCTCACATGGCAGTGACACAGACCGTCACTGTTGGAGGGATGGGAATGCTGCTCACGGTGGCTTTAAACTGCACGGAGAGGTTTAGACAGCCTCCATGGACAATTCCGCCTAAAAATTCCCTTTCCTACTACACCCTTTTCCCCCACTTCTCTCTCCAGTTACCCAGGGGCAGGGCCAGAGGGCTGAAAGCACTGCCCCTGGGTCAGAAGTTGATAGGGTGCTGGCTTGTTAGAATCATGGCTGGATACTGAACAGGCCAACTGTGCGCAAGCCTGTGGGCCCCCCCAGATTGAACCTCTGTAGTAGGTAACTGTCAACATTTCTCGATGGACGGTCAATCAAACAACTACAAAGCGATGCTAAAAGGACTACTAAGAGATATAAAATGACTATGAAGAGAtgtaaaacagctaaaaaagGGACACAAATATctaaagagagacacaaaatgactacaaacaATACAGGCTGTAGTCGTTTTGAGGCTCTTTCAGTTCTTGCttctaaatacagtatatgtggggaggggtgtgtgtgtgtgtgtgtgtgtgtgtgtgtgtgggggcatTGTCTCAAAAACTGCACTGTAACCTATTTTGAGTTAGAAATAGTAGCTATTTATTGAAATGATATCACATACCACATAGAATATTTTgcagttgtttatttgttgttattcCACTGATTTGAATGGACCACATTCAAATGTCCCTAAACTTGCCCCTGCAGGTACCTCCCTCATTCCTTCATCCATTGTTttgctctctccccctcacaTCTAATTCCCCAATGCCAgactctctctcctgtttttctctgccctCTTTTTTCACTTGGACCTCTTCCCTTTTCCCACGCTGCCCAGGACTACAGCAAAGTGTCCTGTGCCAAATTTGCAGGACGCTGGCACGGAGGGGAGGTTGGGGATTGCTTTAAGAGCAGGGGAAAGGCAAAAGGAGgctgagagggaaagagacaagtacaggaaaaaagatgaggagagaggaatgaGATGCAGCATGAGATAGATAGGTGATAGAGAGCCAGAAGCGGGGGAGGGGGCCAGGGTACAACATTTGATGGATTATCTGTTAAAGTGCGACATTGCACCGGGTTGCAGTCTTCTTTGCTACCAATCTAATTTAGGAGAGAGGCAGACGTGGCTGCTACacaggacggtgtgtgtgcgtgtggtttGGGGGggtacattcacacactgattcGACTTGCTGAACAACATGTACTGCCTTCCCTGCCGCCCGCAGCGCTGTATAGTCACATTCAAAGCGCTGTTGGGACAGCGATCAGACAGTCTCTCCAAAGACTGTCTGGTAGAAGCTGCCCTACTCCACGGCAAGGCAAGTAAATTGAAAATACTGTAGCTTGGCCCATTTTCATTGACAGTTCCAATGATTGCTAGAAAGAATAGAATCGGGGCGACTTCTCGCTGTTACgggacatttatttatttgccataGCCCAGACAGATTCTGGCCAGGCTTTGAGATAAGCTGTCATCAGCAGAACAGAGCAGCACAAAGCAGGAAATAGCAATACAGTCCAGGCTGCTCATTCCCTGATGCTTTCTGACGGCACAGACCAACCAGTCTCCTCTCATTTAATGGGTCCGGTGTGAGCACCAGGGCTGCTGCCCTCTCTGGACTTATCTCTCTGATCAACTTAAAAGCTGCTcttattcctctctctctctctctctctctcgtctcaGGAACATCTGGTGAGGACCAAGCTCCCTCCGAACCCGtctgctgtttttcaaagtGGATCGAGGGTCTTCAACATCTGACAGCTGCTCCGATTTTCAACCATTCCACTTTGCTCGTTTTCAGTTTTAAGGAATCAACAGGGGAATGTTTTCGGTCCATTCCACAACATAAGAATCTATGCAAGGGAATTTAGTGTCGTGGATCCTGTGGCGCTGCAGCGTCAGTATCCCAAGTggagatagacagatagatagatagatgccCCCCTTTTACACTCCTCCCTGCCCCGTTGCTATGGAAATGAATATGCATGAAACAAAATAGTTttgaaacaagctttttttccGTGTCGCGGTAATAGATGCACAAGAAActggctgctgtgtgtttgtatgtgtgactttgtgcgtgtgtgcaccTGCTGATTTGTCCTTTTATTGTACATGTTGAGTCTGCTCCAATAATGAAAGACAAGGTGTTCGCTTAGAGTACTATGTTGCCCTTTGGTGTTGCTAGAAATCTGCTCGAAAATAAGTTATTTCCTCAGTATTCAATAAGTTTACTATTTTGGGAAAGTACTTTTCGGTCTCTTATTTTGTAAATCTATTGTTGAACAACAAGAGCAAGTATATAATGTAAGtgaaatgacaataaaagaaTATTAAGTTCTTAGCACTTTCTATCAGATGTCACTTGGCATTTATTCTCAGCTGAATTTTTTTATAGCATCACACTGTTCTGGGTGGTATTACTTATGTATGAATAGAGTAGTGATTGCAATTGACTGCTATTATTCCAAAGGTCAGGTAATGTGAAAGCAGATGTACAAAAAAAGTGTCactattttttcaaaataacaatttgGGCTAAAGTATAATTAGGGCAATAACCGGATACTAATGCTgaagtatatatattttgttatgtaCCGCTAGTGGTATTTAGCTATGCcgatagttttgttttatttgaccaggTTCGAGACTTCTACTTCCAACAAATGCATCAGAGGTGATTGGAATTTTGTTTGAGGTTTCACAGCattgaaatgtcatttaaagGACTAAGTTTATGGGAGTGCTTTTGGTACAtatgctcatttgctttctttccataaattagatgagaagattgacaccgTGTCATGTGTGTACCGTAAGTATGTTGCAAAAGCAAGAAAgtggctagcttagcttagcataaggactgaaagcagagggaaacagctagcctggctctgtccagattAAGAAAATCAACGTATCAGCACCTCACTAATTAAAATATTGCGAAATGGAATATTTTAATTAGTGAGGtgtcagtattgtttttacattgctgtTTGTAGTTTGTGGTTTAAAGGTAAGTTACATGCTCCATTTCATGGTGAAACACAGTTCATCCATTCACCCAGCACTTCAGCGCAGTCTCTCTGCTGGTGAGATAGTCACAGCGCCTGGTTGTTGTCTGCCAAGAATTACTACTATGTTTTATGTAGAGTGGCATCGATCTTTTCATATAACTCTCAGCATGAagtgaatatttacatttcccaaaataatGAACTATTACTTTCAAATAGTAGAATTCACCATCATCTCCTTCAAGAAATAATGGTGCTGTAGTCTGGATAATCCCAAAAACCTATCCATCCACAGTTTACATAGGGACTACTAGTTTTGTACACAGTGTTTCCAGTGGAACCTGTTCACAGTGAGATTTGAGGATTATCTAAACTAGCACCGATGCTGTTTCTGGAAAGATAAATATTAGTCTCCATCTCGTTTATATTGGAGTGGTGGCAGAAATCTCATAGACCGATATTTTAAAACCTGgcaaactaaaaccaaaactatctgcatgtcAACATAACACTAAAGGTTAagtcataaaatgtgtttttatgtaattgaGGTGAACTGGCCCTTTAACATTTGAGTTAGAGGTGCCACTATCCCTGATTAGTTAAGAGATTCTTCAGTTCATTGTCCACAACTCATCCTGACTGTgtttatcaaaaaacaaaacaaataaacatgttcAACACAAGTCAGGATTGCAAGAAATAATTCAACcatagtttttctttgtttattacaagaatattgattatatttttggtttgcactgaaaacatgaaaatgcaaTGTTTGGGCATCTACTACACTAATTTGGTTTAACAGGCATCACAACCATTCGGCCCAAACACCTCCACTCGTCCTATCATCCACACCGTTAAGAAAATGCAAAGCTCCACCAACAGAATTACCAGCAGAACATCAGCCAACAAAACATACATGAGCGCTCACTTACTGTCAAATTCATTAACTCGCttattctcacacacactctctctcacccacacacacccacacacacccacacacacccacacccacacacacacacacacacacacacacacacacacacacgcgcgcgcgcgcacacacaaaaactgttAGGGCATTGCTGTTCGCAGATGTTGATAttagatataaaaataaaacaggatttgAAAACACCATCTATTTCATATTGGTCATATACACTGTGTACATTACATGATAGATACATTATAGTTGTTAAACTGAACACTTAAAAGCACTTCATCGGGCTATCAAAGCTGGTTCATGAAGGAGAGAAGATACATATTGAGACTGGCGTCTTGAATTCATAATAACAGAACTATTTGTTCATTAGACTATCAACTGTATCTGGACATGGGATTTGTGACATAATCTGTCTGCAtcttaaaaatatgaaacatgaaTCTCTTCTGAAGAGTCTTAGAAAACAGTCACTTCCTGcatgtttgtattattattgtatttgtatgtacCTCTGCCAGGTAACACTGAAATGTATCAAAGGATGCTCATAATGGCAAATAATCGGTTACCATTGCGATGACACTTTTGGAAGAATCTCTTTGTTGCGTTTCTTAAAGTACCCTCCAGACATTACTATCAATTTGACTGATAGAGAATGCAGACACTCAGATGTTCATCAGCATTTCCAACTTGCCGTAAATCTGTGGTTCACATCTGCTGGTAAACCGAATCTTGCTCCCAGTTCTGGGGACTTGACAGCAGGATTAAGAATGAAGGAGGGGACAgctgtctgatttttttttatttagaccTTTAAGTCACCCAGGCTTCATTTCCCCGACAACTGGCTTGCTGCCTGGCAGGAAACACTTCATCATTTAAATAATCTTGTTACCAGGTAAGCGAGAGCGCAACAGCCTCAAAATCAAATAACATGATTCCCACAATGCTGCTTCTCTCGATACATTAGGACTAAAATGTTACAATAAACCCGCAGTATTAAAAACATCTGttaatctgctgctgtgagAAGCAAGCTGAGCCCTTCTATGATCAAGTTAATGAATACAGTACATTAGTCATTACTGCACAACCTGAGGCAACAGGACCACATCCAGGTGTGAATATCCACACAGTGGAGCTGTCGGTTCAAAGAGTAGCGTCTCTCTGTCATAACCAGCAGTTCAGACAGTCCTCACATCTCTGTAGGTGTCAGTCAATGTCAGTCTCCTTGTCCTCAGTTGTCCTTAGCCAGGTAAcccatgtgtgtgttggtgaggAAGTCACAGGTGGGGACGCTACTGACTGCCTGGTGGATGTTCATGGCTGTGATCTCTCTGGGAGCCCTGCAAACCCCAGTGTACCCGTATTAGGAATTTCAGCATGGCACCACACACAGGAAATATGTTTCAGACTGCCTGGGACATCAGTGGTTGGCTTCTGAATATTTATGACTGTTTGTCATTAAATGCTTTGTTGAGTCTTCAGCTCTGAATCAGTGTACAGGTCTGTTATGTAAGTTCAGCTGCTGTCTTACATAATGTAAatggcacaaaacacacaaaatactcGGCAGGAAAGTACAGTAGAattaaaagcttaaaatgaTGGGttcccaaataaataaataaatcattttttttcctttttttttaaagctgcaactcCTTGGTTTCTGCATGCAGATGTTAAGGTAAGATGGTCATAAAGATGGCAGATCTTACCAGTATTTGCAGAGTAATTTAAAGGCACAAAGcacacactgctgtgtttgtAAAATGCTTGTAAGTAAATTTATCTTTGagtaatccttttttttttttactgctgataATAATAGTAAACATCATTGAAATGATAATAACAGTAATTATAATTACTTTTATGTCTTTGGTAAGTGTTCTTGTTGGGGGTTGCGCAGCCACTGGATCACTTTATGTTATCCTTTAACCAAATCTTTAAAAGGATAAGACTAGTATTATTCCATATCTCTATTATTGTCAACAAAGCccatgaaaaaaccaaaaatgcatttgtcCGTCTCTCtatatcaaaacaaatttaattgtaaatagtgtatttgtttgggactattttcaactGCAGATTAATACTCATGTCGCACTCTAGCAAGTAttcacagcagcaggacagtgtatgtgggggTGACTCGAAAAGAAACtacaaaatatatattgcaATCCTTATATATATCCCACAGAGTATATGGACATTATTTTACCaaatatacaaaatttaaacattattctgacatttaaaattattattacaattaaaatTTCTGAAAATCTGTGGTTCAATAATGTTCTGAAACGATTGTTATGGTATATTGATTCAAGACAATTTATTACttttgctgtaaaaaataatatgagTAGCAAACTGGTAGTTTGGAAAAGCTCTAGATACAATATAACGCATGATGTTAAAAATGGAGCACTAAGCAGGTTGCATTTTagagagcggggggggggggggcaaaaaaacaGAGGCTGACCTGTTCT encodes:
- the map6d1 gene encoding microtubule-associated protein 6 homolog, whose translation is MAWPCISRVCCLARFWNQFDKSDLSVPLTIQNYSDIAEQEVRSVTKQVSASERAPGNNYSAPDPRGAGSPQAPTDGPGTRGSFRAKREPTYKPREGYHPPGVPFPSVTQYKQDFKPWPIPKKENFPWISDGGSRAGSVSESPVNSNHSQAQPGEREERGRGQRWVEQQVTEESKTSSYRQEYRPWTGVKPAKSARKHPPAQYSSPGTEATHVLRETSYQAAYSGDVHRSIGLHQGEHIIPSAASNVQPAAVPQPIPTASSPSPSSLQQSVPPERTEPSGTTKGEEHLVRTKLPPNPSAVFQSGSRVFNI